ACACCGAGATCTACCCGCGCTACGAGGGCCAGGGCTATGCACGGCTGCTGGTCGAAACCGCGCTGAACAGCACCCGCGACGACAAGCTCGGCGCGCTGCCGATGTGCCGGACGGTCCATCACTTCATCGAGACCCGCCCCGAATACCTGACGATGGTGCCGCACTGGGCCCGGGACCGGCTGAACCTGCCCCTGTGAGCGGACGAACATCGATACAGCCTCAGCAGGGCATGCCGGAGCCGAGCGTCAGCGAGGTGCAGGCGTGATCCCTCAGTACACCGCGACGGCGCCGTCCAACGCCTGTTGCAGGTCCTCGCGCACCAACCGGGCGATGTCACCGGGCCGGGTCGGCAGGTCGAGCACCGGCACGCCGAAATAGAAGCTGGCCGACTTCGCCTCCTCCCGTGTCGGCTGCACCGTCGGATCCGGGCGCGGCCCGTAGCTCAGCCCGATGGACAGCAGCACCGGCTCGGCACCGAGCTTCATCGCGCGGAACGCGATGTGCCCGATCCCGCTGCCAACGGCCTGCACCTTGGTCGGATCGACATCGTTGCAAGTGCCCTCCGGGAACACCGCGACGCCGTCGCCACGGGCCATCCGCTCGGCGCAGACGTCCATCATGTGCTGACCGGCCGCGTTCACCGCGCGGATGCCGTGGTCCTTGCCACGGAACACCGGGATGCCGCCCATCATGTCGATCTTGCGCCGTTGGTCGGGTGCCACGAACAGCTCGTCCTTGGCCAGCACGCGCACCCGCCCGATCACCGGCCGCAGCCCGCTGCGCCAGGCCGCGGCCGCGACGGTGTAGGGGTCGTTCTCGGACAGGTGGTTGATGGCGATCAGCAGCGGCCGCCCCTGCGCGAGCACCCTGCGGAGCAGTTCGCGCGCGCCGTCGGCGTAGGCGACACGCGGATGGTATCGACGGCCGAGAATGGCGTACGCTCCCCAAGCCTTCAGTCGATTCTGGCGGTGCTCGCGATAGAAGTCGTACACGCTGTCGCTGTTCTCGAGTCGCACCTCGGGCGGTTCCATGATCTGGACTCTACGATGCCGGAGAACCGGCGCGACGGGCGCCGACATCCGCTCGGGCAAATCCGAAAGACAGAAGTCCGTCGCAGAAGGCGCATTGTGGGCGAACAGCTGAGATGATGTCGTGGTGGCACGCGCAGAAGACCCGGACGATCGGCAAACTCGCGGCGGGCACGGTGACCGCAAACGGCGCGATTTCCGGCACGGCGAGCAGGTGGTGCGCGCGGGAACCCTGCTGGTATCGGCCACCGAACTGGTCGAACCCACCTTCCGGCGCACCGTCGTCTACATCATCGAGCACAACGAGGCGGGCAGCTTGGGGGTCGTGCTGAACCGTCCGAGCGACACGGCCGTGCACGACGTGCTACCCCGCTGGACCGACGCGGTCGCCGCGCCGCGCACGCTGTTCATCGGCGGCCCGGTGAAACGGGACGCGGCGCTGTGCCTCGGCACCGTCCGGGTCGGCGCGCGGATCGAGAACGTGCCAGGACTGCGCCGCATCGACGGCCGGGTCGTCCTGGTCGACCTGGATGCCGACCCCCAACGGGTCGGCCCCCTCGTCGAGGGCATCCGGGTCTTCGCCGGCTACGCGGGCTGGACCGTCGGGCAGCTGGAAGGCGAGCTGGAGAACGACGACTGGATCGTGCTGTCGGCGTTGCCGTCCGATCCGATCAGTACCGGCCGCCCCGACCTGTGGGCACACGTGCTGCGCCGCCAGCCGCTGCCCCTCTCCCTGCTCGCGACCCACCCGATTGAACTCGAACGCAACTGAGTACGTGTACTCCTCGAAGGGATAGCAGGAGACACGGTATGAGACATGACAACTGGTCCGGCAAAACATGAGTAACTTATCGAATACGACCGATAACCAGCCCCGCAACACAAGCAGAGAGGCACCTACTTGTGCGCAGAATACGCGGAGCGGCGGACAAGCCGAACAAGCCGGACAATCAAGCGGAGTTGATGCGGGTTCTCTATCGCGACCATGCCACCGCACTGTGGCGGTACACGCTTGGTCTGGTCCGAGACCCGGGCCGAGCCGAGGACATCGTGCAGGAGACATTGCTGCGGGCGTGGCAACGCCCGAACGTCTTGGATCAATCCACTACGTCGGCGCGGGCGTGGCTGTTCACCGTGGCACGCAATCTCGTGGTCGATGAGCATCGCAGCGCCCGCAACCGGCGCGAGTTCCGCACCGACAGTCCGCCCGAACAGCCGACGCCCGACCAGTCGGACCGCGCGCTGGACGGCTGGCTTATCGCGGACGCCCTGGGCAGGCTCAGCGGCGACCACCGTGAGGTGATCGTGCGTGCCTACTATCGAGGGCTTTCCACTCACCAGATCGCCGAAGAACTCGCCATCCCGGCGGGCACGGTGAAATCCCGAATGCACTACGGCATGCGGGCGTTACGACTGGCACTTCAGGAGATGGGGGTGACGAATCAATGATGGACCTCACCGACGACTACACCACGTGGGATGCGCCGTATGTGCTCGGCTCCCTCACCCGGGCCGAGCGCCAGAAGTACGAGGAGCACTTGGCGGGCTGCCCCGACTGCCAGGCCGCGGTGACCGGACTGGCAGGCATGCCCGGCATGCTCGGCTTGGTCGACACCGAGACCGCGCTGGCGATGATCGGGCCCACCGAGTCCGACGCGGCCGAGGCCGTGCCGCCGATGCCGCAGCTGCTACCCCGGCTCGCCGACGCGGCCGAGCGGCGCCGCCGCCGCAGCCGGTGGGTGCCCATCGGCACAGCGGTGGCGGCGGCCGCTGCCGCGGTGGCGATCGCGGTGCCCATCGCCGTCACAGTGACCGGGTCGGACAAAACGGGCACCTCAGAGCAGGTCTTCGCCCAACGCCGGATGGAGCCGCTGGAGCCGACGCCGGTCTCGGCGAGCTTCAAACTCGTTCCGGCCGGAGACAAGACGCGCGTCGTGATGTCCTGCAGCTACGCACCGAGCGACCAGCGCTACAACTGGCCCCTCGCCCTGTACGTCACCCACAATGACGGACAGCAGCAGGAACTCGGCCGATGGCCCGCGTCCCCCGGCACCGAGCTGACCGTCGATTACACCATCGACGGCCCGCCCGACCAGGTCCGCACCGTCGAGATCCGGTCGGCGGCCAGCGGCAAGGTGTTGCTGGCCGGAACGGTCTGATCAATCGAACGATCCCCCGCCGATACTTCTTCGGCGGGGGATCGTCGGTGCGGCAACCGATCAGCGCGCCGCTCCCCTGGTGCGGCGTTTCGATGCGATATTCGTTTGTCGCGCGGGGTGATTCGACTAGATGTCGAGATCCTCGATCTTCGGCCCCTCGGCCACGTCGACCACCCGCCGGTAGAACTTGTCGGGCAGTTGCCCCTTCAACTCATCGAGCGAATCCACCACGACGAAGAGGAACTCGCCCCAATCCTGTTGTCCGACGCCGAGCAGACGGCGCCAACTCTTCGGGTCCTTCCAGTCCTTGAGCAAATTCGCGCCCGCGTCGGTGGGGTACTCGTCCCAGTTCGAGTACTGGGCGTGCATCACATACTTGCCTTTGCGGGTGCGATACACCCGGACGTGCTCGATACGAGTGTCGTTGACGTCGCGCCACTCCCCGAGCAGGGTGCCGGAGAACCGGACCTGCCGAACGCCGTCGCGACCCACGCCGAGCACAATCTCGTCGTAGCCCTCCAGCCTGCCCTCTTCGAGTTCGATGAACCGGCGCAGCGCCGTGACCACCGCCCCGGAGAGGTTGCCGCCGACCAGCTCCTGCGCGCGCTGGAAGAGCCGGAGGTCGTCATCGGCAACATAGATCGTCTTGTTGGGCATGAGCTCATTATATGTAGATGTATACGTACATGCAAGATTGTTTCGGTCCAGAGTTGAACCATCCGGGGTTCTCATCCGTATCCACTCGTGTACGCAATCTCGCGGGTGCTCGGCAGCAGGCCGTGTACAGGAAGGAGCGCCGATGCAGACCCGAGTAGTCGACTATCTGGTGCAAGCAGTTTCAGCACTGGGCGTGCGCCATATCTTCGGGGTCGACGGCGCCAATATCGAGGATCTG
The DNA window shown above is from Nocardia sp. NBC_01730 and carries:
- a CDS encoding anti-sigma factor family protein, encoding MMDLTDDYTTWDAPYVLGSLTRAERQKYEEHLAGCPDCQAAVTGLAGMPGMLGLVDTETALAMIGPTESDAAEAVPPMPQLLPRLADAAERRRRRSRWVPIGTAVAAAAAAVAIAVPIAVTVTGSDKTGTSEQVFAQRRMEPLEPTPVSASFKLVPAGDKTRVVMSCSYAPSDQRYNWPLALYVTHNDGQQQELGRWPASPGTELTVDYTIDGPPDQVRTVEIRSAASGKVLLAGTV
- a CDS encoding lysophospholipid acyltransferase family protein, whose protein sequence is MEPPEVRLENSDSVYDFYREHRQNRLKAWGAYAILGRRYHPRVAYADGARELLRRVLAQGRPLLIAINHLSENDPYTVAAAAWRSGLRPVIGRVRVLAKDELFVAPDQRRKIDMMGGIPVFRGKDHGIRAVNAAGQHMMDVCAERMARGDGVAVFPEGTCNDVDPTKVQAVGSGIGHIAFRAMKLGAEPVLLSIGLSYGPRPDPTVQPTREEAKSASFYFGVPVLDLPTRPGDIARLVREDLQQALDGAVAVY
- a CDS encoding sigma-70 family RNA polymerase sigma factor, with the protein product MRRIRGAADKPNKPDNQAELMRVLYRDHATALWRYTLGLVRDPGRAEDIVQETLLRAWQRPNVLDQSTTSARAWLFTVARNLVVDEHRSARNRREFRTDSPPEQPTPDQSDRALDGWLIADALGRLSGDHREVIVRAYYRGLSTHQIAEELAIPAGTVKSRMHYGMRALRLALQEMGVTNQ
- a CDS encoding GNAT family N-acetyltransferase translates to MSTEVSNNTALERFEIYVDGAIAGYAEYQDTASERAFVHTEIYPRYEGQGYARLLVETALNSTRDDKLGALPMCRTVHHFIETRPEYLTMVPHWARDRLNLPL
- a CDS encoding YqgE/AlgH family protein, translating into MARAEDPDDRQTRGGHGDRKRRDFRHGEQVVRAGTLLVSATELVEPTFRRTVVYIIEHNEAGSLGVVLNRPSDTAVHDVLPRWTDAVAAPRTLFIGGPVKRDAALCLGTVRVGARIENVPGLRRIDGRVVLVDLDADPQRVGPLVEGIRVFAGYAGWTVGQLEGELENDDWIVLSALPSDPISTGRPDLWAHVLRRQPLPLSLLATHPIELERN
- a CDS encoding EXLDI protein is translated as MPNKTIYVADDDLRLFQRAQELVGGNLSGAVVTALRRFIELEEGRLEGYDEIVLGVGRDGVRQVRFSGTLLGEWRDVNDTRIEHVRVYRTRKGKYVMHAQYSNWDEYPTDAGANLLKDWKDPKSWRRLLGVGQQDWGEFLFVVVDSLDELKGQLPDKFYRRVVDVAEGPKIEDLDI